In Trichocoleus desertorum NBK24, the following are encoded in one genomic region:
- a CDS encoding DJ-1/PfpI/YhbO family deglycase/protease — protein sequence MVSSYSQNGTPASSRRVAILIENGVEDSEFHVPYTALKKAGAEVVVLGSRMNEQYKGKQGKVSQEADGTTTEARVADFDAVIIPGGMAPDKMRTNMKTVRFVQDAIAQNKLVAAVCHGPQVLIEGDLLQGRTATGFRAIRKDMQNAGANYVDEPLVEDGNLLTSRRPGDLPMFTTAILTRLGLSIPDTTLPDVSDRDAGWWKLGEEWGGSSKQEIVSAINTAIAGERYGLEAFQQYAEKTDDGELRSIFQHVCTAKKQHIQKLEERLRLFGEQESLQAVASGTLATLKGWLQTRTDDVSLLRRALGDLQTGVVDTYALRNKLTDPTTTLLFDDMEIDIAKHEQQVADLYHARISAGPVSPPQPTSGAAVSG from the coding sequence ATGGTATCCAGCTACTCCCAGAACGGTACACCCGCCTCCTCTAGACGGGTTGCAATTCTGATTGAAAATGGCGTTGAAGATTCAGAGTTTCATGTGCCTTATACCGCTCTCAAGAAAGCTGGGGCCGAAGTTGTGGTTCTCGGTTCCCGGATGAATGAGCAGTACAAAGGCAAGCAAGGTAAAGTGTCGCAGGAAGCCGATGGCACCACGACAGAAGCCCGTGTTGCTGACTTTGACGCAGTGATTATTCCAGGCGGCATGGCTCCAGACAAAATGCGAACCAATATGAAAACGGTGCGCTTTGTCCAAGATGCGATCGCCCAAAATAAGCTGGTGGCAGCCGTTTGCCACGGCCCTCAAGTATTGATTGAAGGCGACTTACTCCAAGGCCGCACCGCCACAGGTTTCCGGGCTATTCGCAAAGATATGCAGAATGCGGGCGCTAACTATGTAGATGAGCCGCTGGTAGAGGATGGCAATCTCCTTACCTCGCGTCGTCCGGGCGACTTGCCCATGTTTACGACTGCGATCTTGACTCGCTTGGGCTTGAGTATTCCCGACACGACTCTACCCGATGTCAGCGATCGGGATGCAGGTTGGTGGAAGTTAGGCGAAGAGTGGGGCGGCTCCAGTAAGCAGGAGATTGTTAGCGCCATTAACACAGCGATCGCCGGAGAGCGTTACGGTTTAGAAGCTTTCCAGCAATATGCCGAGAAGACAGATGATGGTGAATTGCGGTCTATCTTTCAGCATGTCTGCACGGCCAAGAAGCAACATATCCAGAAGCTAGAAGAAAGGTTGCGGCTGTTCGGGGAGCAAGAATCTCTGCAAGCGGTTGCTAGTGGCACTCTTGCAACTCTCAAAGGTTGGTTGCAAACCCGTACCGATGATGTTTCGCTCTTGCGGCGAGCTTTGGGCGACTTGCAAACCGGAGTTGTAGACACCTATGCGCTGCGGAATAAGCTGACCGACCCCACCACCACCCTGCTTTTTGATGATATGGAGATCGACATTGCCAAGCATGAGCAGCAAGTTGCAGATCTTTACCATGCTCGCATCAGTGCTGGGCCAGTTAGCCCTCCTCAGCCCACCTCCGGTGCCGCAGTGAGTGGTTGA
- a CDS encoding zinc-dependent alcohol dehydrogenase yields the protein MKAVCWHGANDVRVDTVPDPKILNPKDAIIKVTAAAICGSDLHIYDGYIPTMQPGDIIGHEFMGEVVEVGSEVRKLQRGDRVVVSSIIGCGQCSYCNLQQWSLCDNSNPGGWLQEKVTGYSTAGIFGYSHAFGGYAGAHAEYIRVPFADHGAIKVPQGIPDEKLLFLSDAFPTGYMGAEMCDIQPGDTVAVWGAGAVGLFAMHSAYMLGAERVIAIDRFPERLRMAREWVKAEVINYEEVDAGEALKEMTGGRGPDSCIDAVGLEAHGMGVEGIYDKAKQAVRMETDRPNVLRQMMVACRKGGTLSIMGVYSGFVDKMPFGAAFNKSLTFKMGQMHGQRYIPMLLEHVLNGGIDPSAVLTHTLPLEEAKRGFEMFKNKQDNCMRVMFKP from the coding sequence ATGAAAGCAGTTTGCTGGCATGGGGCCAATGATGTCCGTGTAGACACCGTTCCCGACCCCAAAATTCTCAACCCAAAAGACGCCATTATTAAAGTCACAGCCGCCGCCATCTGTGGCTCCGATCTCCACATTTATGACGGCTACATCCCCACCATGCAGCCCGGTGACATCATCGGTCACGAATTTATGGGGGAAGTAGTCGAAGTTGGGAGCGAAGTGCGGAAATTACAGCGAGGCGATCGCGTCGTCGTTTCCTCAATTATTGGTTGTGGTCAGTGCTCCTACTGCAACTTGCAACAGTGGTCTCTGTGCGACAACTCCAACCCTGGAGGTTGGCTGCAAGAGAAGGTGACAGGCTACTCTACCGCTGGAATTTTTGGCTACTCCCATGCCTTTGGCGGTTACGCGGGAGCCCATGCTGAATACATCCGCGTCCCCTTTGCCGATCACGGAGCAATTAAAGTTCCTCAAGGCATCCCAGACGAGAAACTACTCTTTCTCTCGGATGCCTTCCCCACCGGATACATGGGCGCAGAAATGTGCGACATCCAACCCGGAGATACCGTCGCGGTTTGGGGTGCAGGGGCCGTCGGTCTCTTTGCCATGCATAGCGCCTATATGCTCGGTGCCGAACGAGTAATCGCGATCGATCGCTTCCCCGAACGCCTCCGCATGGCAAGAGAGTGGGTCAAAGCCGAAGTGATCAACTACGAAGAAGTCGATGCAGGCGAAGCCCTCAAGGAAATGACCGGAGGACGCGGCCCCGATAGTTGCATTGATGCCGTGGGTCTAGAAGCACATGGCATGGGCGTAGAAGGCATCTACGATAAAGCTAAGCAAGCCGTAAGAATGGAGACCGATCGCCCCAACGTGCTGCGACAAATGATGGTTGCCTGTCGTAAAGGCGGCACCCTCTCCATCATGGGAGTCTACTCAGGCTTCGTAGACAAAATGCCCTTCGGCGCAGCCTTCAACAAAAGCCTCACCTTCAAAATGGGGCAAATGCACGGCCAGCGTTACATCCCCATGTTGTTAGAACACGTCCTCAACGGCGGCATCGACCCCTCCGCTGTCCTCACCCACACCCTACCCCTAGAAGAAGCCAAACGTGGCTTCGAAATGTTCAAAAACAAACAAGACAACTGCATGCGCGTCATGTTTAAGCCGTGA
- a CDS encoding phosphoribosyltransferase codes for MKRFQNRTEAGQALAALLTQYGDRDDVLVLGLPRGGVPVAFEIAAALHVPLDIFLVRKLGVPGHEELAMGAIASGDVRVLNQDVVEMQQISDDSLEQVTQSEQQELQRREHLYRGDRSVLPIQDQTVILVDDGLATGATMRAAVMAVRQHEPKEIVVAVPVGARQAYEQISPQVDAILCAVMPERFNSVGAWYEEFPQTSDREVCELLQRAQDASFLSARLGV; via the coding sequence ATGAAGCGATTTCAAAACCGAACCGAAGCAGGCCAAGCTCTCGCAGCGTTGCTTACCCAGTATGGCGATCGCGATGATGTGCTGGTTTTAGGCTTGCCTCGCGGCGGGGTTCCGGTGGCCTTTGAAATCGCTGCTGCCCTTCATGTTCCCCTAGATATTTTCTTGGTGCGGAAGCTAGGGGTTCCGGGTCACGAAGAGTTAGCGATGGGAGCGATCGCGTCTGGGGATGTGCGCGTGTTGAATCAAGATGTGGTGGAGATGCAACAGATCTCCGACGATAGTTTGGAACAGGTGACGCAGAGTGAACAACAAGAACTGCAACGCCGAGAGCATCTGTATCGTGGCGATCGTTCTGTCCTGCCTATCCAAGACCAGACCGTGATTCTGGTAGATGATGGCCTTGCCACAGGAGCCACCATGCGAGCGGCGGTCATGGCAGTGCGGCAACACGAACCTAAAGAAATTGTGGTGGCGGTTCCGGTAGGAGCGCGGCAAGCCTACGAGCAGATTAGCCCGCAAGTAGACGCCATCCTCTGTGCGGTGATGCCAGAGCGCTTTAACTCGGTTGGAGCCTGGTACGAAGAGTTCCCCCAAACTAGCGATCGCGAGGTCTGTGAGTTGCTACAACGCGCACAAGATGCTTCCTTTCTCTCCGCTCGGCTAGGTGTTTAG
- a CDS encoding SRPBCC family protein — protein MEQSSNQPIVPNQSGSSEASEAERWASLIGGGALVLAGLQQRSLRGVLTAVAGSGLIYQGMTKQSTVHQAQGVLQQAQDAVGLNKGIKVEKTVTINKPADELYRFWRNFENLPRFMKHLKSVTAYNNTRSHWIASAPLGNSVEWDADIIQEEENHLIAWASAENADIDNSGFVRFQPATGGRGTEVKVVMEYNIPGGAVSAAIAKLLGEEPEQQIGDELRRFKMLMEAGEIATNEGQPSCRESH, from the coding sequence ATGGAACAAAGTAGTAATCAGCCAATTGTGCCTAATCAGTCTGGTAGCAGTGAAGCTAGTGAGGCTGAGCGTTGGGCCTCTCTGATTGGTGGAGGTGCCCTAGTTCTAGCAGGTTTACAACAGCGATCGCTCCGGGGTGTTTTGACCGCAGTTGCAGGTAGTGGCTTGATCTATCAAGGCATGACCAAGCAAAGCACTGTGCACCAGGCTCAGGGAGTGCTTCAGCAAGCTCAGGATGCTGTCGGCCTCAACAAAGGCATCAAGGTTGAAAAAACGGTCACGATCAACAAGCCCGCCGATGAGTTATACCGCTTCTGGCGCAACTTCGAGAACCTTCCCCGGTTCATGAAGCACCTCAAATCTGTCACTGCCTATAACAACACGCGATCGCACTGGATTGCTAGCGCTCCCTTGGGCAACAGCGTAGAGTGGGATGCTGACATCATTCAAGAAGAAGAAAATCACTTGATTGCTTGGGCTTCTGCCGAGAATGCCGACATCGATAACTCTGGCTTTGTCCGTTTCCAACCTGCTACCGGAGGCCGTGGCACTGAAGTCAAAGTGGTGATGGAGTACAACATTCCGGGTGGTGCTGTTTCCGCTGCGATCGCTAAACTCCTGGGTGAAGAACCCGAACAGCAAATTGGCGATGAGTTGCGCCGCTTCAAGATGCTGATGGAAGCAGGCGAAATTGCCACCAACGAAGGGCAACCATCCTGTCGTGAATCTCATTAG
- a CDS encoding zinc-dependent alcohol dehydrogenase, translated as MKALCWHGANDVRIGNVPDPTILNPRDAIIKITSTAICGSDLHILDGYIPTMKEGDILGHEFMGEVVELGSAVNNVRIGDRVVVPFTISCGGCFFCQRDLWSLCDNSNPNGWMAEAAMGHSPSGLFGYSHMFGGYAGGQAEYARVPFADVGLFKVPEGLTDDQVLFLTDIFPTGYMAAENCNIEPGDTVAVWGCGPVGQFAIKSAFMLGAERVIAIDRIPERLKMAKEQCGAEIINYEEIDAGEAVKEMTGGRGPDSCIDAVGMEAHGTGPMAMYDQVKQAVRLETDRPTALRQVILSCRKGGHVSLAGVYGGFLDKVPFGAAFNKGLTFKMGQTHMHRYIKPLMEAVQQGKIDPSFVITHKLPLDQAPHGYEIFRDKKENCIKVVLKP; from the coding sequence ATGAAAGCACTCTGCTGGCATGGAGCCAATGATGTTCGGATTGGGAACGTTCCCGATCCCACCATCCTCAATCCTCGCGACGCCATTATCAAAATTACCTCCACCGCCATCTGCGGCTCCGACCTACATATCCTCGATGGCTATATCCCCACCATGAAAGAGGGAGATATCCTGGGTCATGAATTTATGGGAGAAGTCGTAGAACTCGGTAGTGCCGTCAACAACGTGAGGATTGGCGATCGCGTTGTGGTTCCCTTCACCATCTCCTGCGGCGGCTGCTTCTTCTGTCAGCGGGATTTGTGGTCTTTGTGTGACAACTCCAATCCCAACGGTTGGATGGCGGAAGCTGCAATGGGACATTCTCCCTCTGGATTATTTGGTTACTCCCACATGTTTGGCGGCTATGCGGGCGGTCAAGCGGAATATGCCCGTGTTCCTTTTGCTGATGTGGGTCTGTTCAAAGTGCCTGAGGGACTCACTGATGATCAAGTCTTGTTCCTGACTGACATTTTTCCCACGGGTTACATGGCGGCAGAGAACTGCAACATTGAGCCAGGAGATACGGTAGCAGTTTGGGGCTGTGGCCCTGTCGGTCAGTTTGCCATCAAGAGTGCCTTCATGCTGGGAGCTGAGAGAGTCATTGCGATCGATCGCATTCCCGAACGCCTAAAAATGGCGAAAGAACAATGTGGAGCCGAAATCATCAACTACGAAGAGATTGATGCGGGAGAAGCCGTCAAAGAGATGACAGGCGGACGAGGTCCCGATAGCTGCATTGATGCGGTAGGCATGGAAGCGCATGGCACAGGCCCAATGGCAATGTACGACCAAGTTAAGCAAGCGGTACGTCTAGAAACCGATCGCCCCACTGCCCTCCGTCAAGTTATTCTCTCTTGTCGGAAAGGAGGCCATGTTTCCCTGGCAGGCGTGTATGGTGGCTTCCTAGATAAAGTACCGTTTGGGGCTGCTTTCAACAAAGGCTTGACCTTTAAGATGGGGCAAACCCATATGCACCGCTACATTAAGCCCTTAATGGAAGCTGTGCAACAAGGCAAGATTGACCCCTCCTTTGTCATTACCCATAAACTGCCTCTAGACCAAGCCCCTCACGGCTACGAGATCTTTAGAGACAAAAAAGAGAACTGCATCAAAGTTGTCCTCAAGCCGTAG